A window of Pullulanibacillus sp. KACC 23026 genomic DNA:
AATTATTAGAGTTGGTAGAAAAAAGGGAGTGCCTTCTTAAATGGCAAGGATTGGAAGAACTTTTTTAGGAGGGCGTATTGCGAAGAGCTTTCTCGCATCATTAATAACGGCATACATTTGCCAGACTTTTGATTGGCCGCCGCTTTTTGCAGTCATGACGTCCGTCGTCTCCATAGAAAATACCTCATCGGACAGCTTTAAGAAAGGGCTTGTGCGCTTTCCGGCATCAGCTATAGGAGCAGCCATTGCGATGGGGCTGGAGGCTTATTTTGGAGAATCCGCACTATCCTATACGCTTGCGGCGACGTTAACATTGATTGTTTGCATTCGATTAAAGCTGCATGACGGATTAGTCGTGGCCGTTCTGACAGCTGTTGCTATGTTGCCGGTTACATACGGAAATTATTTGGATTCGTTTGTTGTGCGGTTAGGCACGACGTTTACAGGGATCACCGTTGCCACACTCATTAATTATTTCGTCCTTCCGCCCAACTACTACACTAGGATTTTGGAAAGATCCGAGAAATTAGTAAAGGACTCTGCCAAATGGCTTGAACTGTTTTTCTATGGGGAACTCCCCGCTAAGCCCAGACTTCGGCTTGCCTATCAGAGCCAAGTCAAAGAATTGGATACAGCATTTAAATTAGTTCATTTTCAAAGAAGTGAGTGGCGGTATCATTGGCGAGGGAAGAAGAAGCTCCAATTGCTGAATCAATCCCAGCGCCTTTTAGAAATGATCCAGTCGCTTCAGCATCAGTTGGCTGATCTCATTTATGCCTCTTGCTCACCAAGACTTTTTAAAGGGACGGATCACGAAATCCTTTTAAATTATGGGAAAGAGTTAGTCGCTGCTATTGAGCAGATTGAGAAGCCTTTCAGCGCGTCTTATTTAGCGTCATTTGAGACATTGTGTTCATTATATGAAAGAGAAAAAGAAGTGGATGCCCATCAAAATGAAGATCACCCCCAGCTTCATCCAAGAATTAAACTTTTATATGATTTGTTTGATATTCACGATCTAATATGTGATATGAAGAAAAATTATCATAAATCCATTGCAAGAGAGGAGAAGCTGTCACATGATGAGCACACCATTTCCAATCGAGGCCTCGATCGATGAGCTTCAGCAAGCTTTAGAAAAAGGGGAAACGACATCGCTTAAATTGGTTCACTTTTATATGGAGCAAATAGCGACCTATAACCCCGTTGTGAATGCAGTGGCCGAAGTGAATCCAGATGCGGAGGCGATCGCTCAAGTGCTGGACGAAGAACGAAGAGTAAAGGGGTCGAGAGGGCCGCTTCATGGTATTCCGGTTTTACTCAAAGATAATATTGACACAGGCGATCACATGCATACAACAGCCGGGTCTATTGCGTTAAAAGATCATTATGCCAAAGAGGATGCAACGGTTGCGAGCAAACTGCGAGAAGCGGGTGCTATTATATTAGGAAAAGTGAATTTGACTGAATGGGCCAATTTCATAAGTGACCATATGCCAACCGGCTATAGTTCGCGCGGCGGACAAGTCCTTAATCCATACGGACCAGGAAAATTTGCTGTTGGCGGTTCGAGTGCGGGGTCAGCCGCTTCTGTCGCAAGCAACATGGCACCTATTGCGATTGGGACAGAAACATCGGGTTCTATTTTGAATCCAGCCTGTCAAAACAGCTTGGTTGGGATTAAACCAACCATTGGTTTGGTCAGCCGTAAAGGCATCATTCCGATTTCTCACAGTCAGGATACAGCAGGGCCTATTGCTAAGTCTGTCAAAGATGCGGCTATTTTGCTGAATGCCATTGTGGGTGAGGATGATCATGACCCCGTCACGAAGCTTGGGACAACACGTGGTCCAATCGACTATACGGATTTCCTGGATAAAGAAGGTTTGAAGGGAAAACGAATCGGGGTTCCAAGACCGCGCTTTTATGATGAGGTTGAAGAAGGGGTTCTAGCGGTCATCAACCAAGCACTTGAAGAGATGAAGGCGTTAGGGGCAGAAATTATAGATCCTGTGACCATTCCAGAAACAGAAGCAGAAAAGGGCCATGATGTGCTTATCTATGAATTCAAACCCGCACTTAATGCGTATTTAAAAGGGGTTGAGCCGCATGTCCCGGTTCATTCTTTACAAGATCTTGTGGCCTATAATGGGCGACATGCCGATAAGGCGCTCAAATATGGACAGGCTCTCTTTGAAGAGGCAGAACGCACGGAAGGGACTTTAGCGGAATCCGCTTATTTAAAAAGCCGTTTAGCTGACTTAGAGTACTCTAAAGGGATTGATCAGGTCATGGAAGAGCATCAATTAGATGCACTCGTCTTTTTCTCCAGCTGGGGATCAAGTATTGCTGCTAAAGGCGGGTATCCATCCATAGCCGTTCCAGTTGGGTTCTCAAAGGAAGGCGAGCCAATTGGCTTAAGCTTTACAGCACGTGCCTTTGAAGAGCCAAAATTAATGGCCATGACTTATGCGTTTGAACAGGCTTATCCTCACCGATTGCCTCCTGTTTTTGATGGTGAATAGAGTATCTTTTGACCGGCTAGAAAATACTTGAGCAGGACGATAAATTTAATGTGTTCGCTTAACTTATGTGAGGATGATTGAATGAAAAAGCAACCGACCATAGGGTTGATCGATGGCAGTCTTAGGTCTTGTCCTAGAACACCAAATTGTGTGTCGACCAATCATAGTGATTTAAACCGTCATATGCTCCCAATTGACTACAGTGGTTTAACCTTGGATGAAGCCAAGGGCATTTTATTTGAAGTGTTAAAGACCATCCCTAAAGTAGAAGTGGTGAAAGAAGAGGATGGCTATATTCACGCTGAGGCGAAGACGATGGTCTTTGAATACATACAAGATGCCGAATTTCTGTTTGATGAGGACGACAAGCAGCTTCATTTTCGGTCCGCCTCTCGCGTGGGCTATACGGATTTTGGAAGCAATAAACGGCGCATGCAATCCGTTGTGGCCCGCTTTTTGCGCAAACGAGATGAACATCTTGAGAAGCAGGCAGAAACAGACAAGCCTGCTACTTGAATAAACACCTCGCTTGGCAGGCTCGCGAAGGATCTCTTTTAATAGGAGGCTTCCTTTACGGATTATCTCCGAACATGCGGGCCTAGTTGGCTTGTAAAAACGAAAGAAAAAAGGATTGGAAATAATTTCGAGTTTAAAGGCGTTCAAATTGACACATCTTCTATATTGAAAGGGGTGTCAATAATGGACTTTCAAAATCCTTTTAATCCAATTGGAGGGGTTTTTCTAAACGCTGAGCCATTGGATATGAAGCTTGAGCATGACCGGTATGAGGTTTATGTAAATGGAGATTTTGTTGGAATTAAAACCCTTTTGACGCAAAATGAAGAGGTAACCGATTTAAATGATTTCTTGAGAGAGCAAGGGATTAAAGCCTTTCAAGCTAAGACGAATGGTGACCATTATGAGATTCATACGGACAAGATGGAAGAACCAATCAAAGATGCCTTACAGGTTTATTTACAAACTCGATAAAAAAGCAGATGTCCATTTTTTCAGGGGGGGGGAAGATCTCGTTTCTCTGGAAAAATGGTCTTTTTCTTTTTTGTGGGGACAGGCCACTGCTGAAAGAATAACTTCTCGGCAGGGGTCTGGCCACACCACTATAACGAAAGCTCTAATGGGTCAGTGGGTTAGATATGCAGGAGAACAACGGGGTATGGTATGATACGACTAAATAGAGACTGATTAAGGAGGATGAGAAAAATGAAGGTTTTTATGGTACTTGGAACATTAAATGCGTTTCTGTCTATCGCTTTAGGAGCATTTGGAGCGCATGGACTGAAAGATAAGCTCTCTGCAAAGTATCTTGATATATACCAAACAGGGGTCCACTATCATATGATTCATGCGCTTGGGCTTGTTATAGTAGGCATCCTATATATGACGCTAAACAAAAATCAACCGGTTCTGATGACCTGGACAGGGTGGCTGATGTTTGCAGGGATTGTTTTGTTCTCTGGAAGTCTTTATGTCCTTAGTTTAACGAAGGTATCTGTCCTTGGAGCGATCACACCTCTTGGAGGACTTTGCTTCTTAGCGAGTTGGCTGCTTCTAACCATTGCCATTATTAAAGCTTAATTATTTTTGTACATAAAAAAACGCCACAGTAAGGGAATAGCTTACTAAGGCGTTTTTTTTATAAATAAGTAGCAGGTCATCTAACGTCGATAAGGATAAGCGTAATTGACTACACCTTGGAAGACAACGTAATCAAGGTAGATTAAAGGAAGCAGATATCTTGTACCTGTTGCAACCTCTTTTAAAATAAGATGGTCACGTCCAGCGGCTTCAATGGTTCCTTTAAAGGACTTGGATTCATTGCCGCCAGCATGTTCAAAGGTCATATAGACAGTCACTTCTTTGTCTTTGTTCAGGCGGAGAATGTTCTCAATGTACGATTGTTCCTGTGCAGGCAGCGGAAGCGTCCCTCCTTGGGGGGCAGCAGGCGATGTGGCACCAGGTGTCCCTCCAGGAGTCACTGGAGCAGTCGTACTTGGAGGAACTGCTGCTCCAGTACTTGGCGTCTGTGGATAAGGGTAGTAGGGCATCGCACTTGGAGGTGGGGTTCCAGTGCCTTGGTTTCCATACTTTGGATGCAAATTCTGATTAGAGTAGCCGGATGGATAACCGGATGGATAACCAGATGGGTAACCAGTGTATTCTTCAGGCATATGTTTGTTCACTCCTTTATATCATCACCCCTAAAATTAAGGGTTATTGACTAATGAGCCTCTTGAAAGGTTAATAAATAGATGGACAAGTGGAGGCGGTTGTCACATAGAAACAGTGGTCTTTAAAACGACCGGCATTATATTGACCAAACCACTGAGTGCGGCACTCGGCCCCTGAGGCAGGACGGTAATAATAAAGGGAATATTCGGCTGGGTGGTAGCGCAAGCCCTTTAGCACATTTCTTGCTAATTTCTTTTCGTTCTCTCGTGCTCTTTGATAAAAGTAACTATGCTGCGTTGCTTCGAAGCCGCCAGGTGATTGGTAGACCATTTGGGAGATCGTCCTGACATCTTCAAAGTCTAGACAATCTGCCCGAACGCGATTAACCCCTACATTCCCTACTAAGAGTTCACCAAGATCGCCTTGGTCCTCGGCTTCCGCACGCATTAATCGAGCGAGTAAATCGACATCGCTTTCGTTGTACTGAATGACCGCCACGGTGTCACCTCCTGATGTCACTCATGCTGCCTAAATTCATGTGTATGTAAAAGCAGGATAAATATGAACCTGTTACACAAAAAAAGATAGCGCCAGAGGCACTATCTTTGAATGAATTTTAAATTAAGTTTCATCGAATGGGAAATGGACAAACGGGTCATCCGAGTTTTAAAGAGGTTAGACCGTAAGCCTATCCTTCAGTCGTTCTTTGTTTAAAAGGGACCCTACATAAAAGGCGCCAAATTCACCAAATCGCGCACTCACTTCATCAAATCGCATTTCATAGACAAGCTTTTTGAATTGAAGGGCATCATTGGCAAAAAGGGTAACGCCCCATTCCCAGTCATCAAAGCCAACCGATCCGGTGATAATCTGTTTAACTTTTCCAGCATAAGTGCGACCTATTAATCCATGTGATTTCATCAGTTCACGGCGTTCTTCCATTGAGAGCATGTACCAGTTATCGTTTCCTTCACGACGCTTGTCCATCGGATAAAAGCAGACATAATCGGTTTTTGGCAAGATAGGAAAAAGTCGCGGCTTTAATTTCGGTGACTCATAAGGATCGCCTTCAATGCCATTGGCTAGATAATTGCTCAATTCAACAACCGACACATATGAATAAGCCGGAATGGTGACTTCAGCCAGTTTTGTTTTATTAAAGGCTGTTTCAAGCTCATTCAACTCGACCATGGTTGGTCTAAGCCACATAAGCATGATGTCCGCCTTCTGCCCAATGATGGAATAGAAAGCATAACTGCCTTCCTTGTTCTGCTGGACCTGGTCCCATTTATCTAAAAAGGTATAAAATTCTTCTAAGGCTGCTGCACGTTCTTCGTTGGATAAAGCTTTCCAAAGGGTCCAATCAATCGTACGGAAATCATGGAGGCAATACCAACCATCTAATGTTTCTGCTGCTTCTGCCATGTTCGTCACTCCTTTTTCTAGTGGTTCTAGAATAAATAAGTAAGTTGTCTAGCTTTATTGTAGCACACCCATTTAAAAACAAGAAAAACGTGACACATGAGGGATTCAAACATTTAAAGATTACCTAATGCTTTTTCATTCCGTTCCACCATTCGCTCATAAAATCCTTGGAAATCACTCGCTTCTTCAAGTGTTAACTGAGAAGGGACGAGCTCCCCAAATTGGCTAAGCGTGTTATAAAAGTGAAGCATGAGATCTTGTACAGAGATCGGACAGCCGGTAAGCTCTGACAGAGAGGCCATAACTTCAGGACGGACAATCGGATAAGCAAAAGGTGTGTGATCGCCATCAAGGCTGGCTTTATAAAAGTCGCGAATTAGAGCAGCACGTTCGGTCCCGCTGCCTTCCGCACATAGATAAATTTGGACAGCTACCCCATGGCGGAGGCGCCGCTGGGAAATGCCAGCGAATTTTTTTCCATTCACGCTTAAATCATAACGTCCAGGGCAATAGGAGCCAACAATTTCCCGAGCTTCAATATTTTGGCTATATGACTTTAGCATATTTTGGACAAAGCGGGTCATTGTCTCATACCCATCATCGATCGAAATATGGCCTTCTCCTTCAGGCAAAATCAAAGATATATTTAGTACGCCTTCATCGAGCACAACGGCGAGCCCGCCTGAATTTCGCACCACCGTTTTATAACCTTGTGAATGAAGGTGTTCAATGCCTTTTTTGAGATGGGGTAAACGCGTATCTTGAATGCCAAGCACAACGGTATTATGATGCACCCACGTTCGTGCCGCACATGGGGAATCCCCTTTTCCGACGGATTGGCACAAACAATCATCAATCGCAAAGGATTGTTTGGCATCAAAAGAAGGGCCTAGTGTTGTTTGATCAATTATGCGCCATCTTGGCTGATGCAGCATGGACATTTGAAAAACTCCTATACTATTACATTTTCCATTGTTTGAAAATCCTAATTATTATACCACTCTTAAATAAAACTTGGGATAGAATAAGTCGTTTTCAAGGATCGACAAAAAAGGTATAATTAGGACAAATTGACTCACCGTTCTAATCATAAGCGGAGCCAAACAGGGACCCTGAAAACGTTGCTTAGATTAAGGCTTAGATCGTTTAAGCCAGATAGGATGTGACAAAGGATGAAGGATCCTTTTCAACAGCTTAAAGAAGAAAAAGTGTTTAAAGACCCTGTTCATCGTTATATACACGTCAGAGATACTTTGATATGGGACTTAATTGGCACAAAGGAATTCCAACGCTTGAGAAGGGTGAGACAGCTTGGGACAACCTTCTTAACCTTTCATGGTGCCGAACATAGCAGATTTAGTCATTCTTTGGGGGTATACGAGATTACTAGACGCATTGCTGATGTCTTTCAAGGGCGGCCTCATTGGGATAATAGCGAGCGTCTTCTTGCTCTGTCAGCTGCGCTGCTTCACGATGTGGGGCATGGGCCATTTTCGCATTCCTTTGAAAAAGTTTTTGATACGGACCACGAAGCGTTTACACGGGCCGTCATCTTAGGAGATACAGAAGTCAACCAGATCCTAAAAAGGGTAAGTCTTGATTTCCCAGCGAAGGTAGCCGATGTGATTGGGAAGACCTATCAGAATAAACTCGTTGTCAGCCTCATTTCTAGCCAAATTGACGCCGACCGTATGGATTATCTTTTAAGGGATGCTTATTTTACAGGTGTCAGCTACGGTCATTTTGATCTGGAACGTATCTTGCGGGTCATGCGTCCGAAAGAAGACCAGGTTGTTATTAAGCAATCTGGGATGCACGCGGTTGAGGATTATATTATGAGCCGATATCAAATGTATTGGCAGGTGTATTTCCATCCTGTAACGAGAAGTGCAGAAGTCATCCTTTCTAGAATCCTTCACAGGGCTAAAGCGTTAGACCATGAAGGCTTTGTATTTCAGGAAACACCGCAGCTTCTCATCCCACTTTTTAGAGGAGAGATGACTTTAGCGGATTATCTCCAACTGGATGAGTCTGTCATTATGTATTACTTTCAGCGCTGGCAATTCGAAAAGGATCCCATTTTGGCTGATCTATGCGATCGTTTTTTAACCAGGCGTCTTTTTAAATATGCTGAGTTTTCACCATCAAATTTCAATGTGTATGTTGAGTTGAAGGACAAGTTTAAGGAAGTGGGGATTGATCCTGATTACTATTTAATTGTGGATTCGTCCTCAGATCTCCCTTACGATTTCTATCGTCCTGGGGAGGAAGGAGAACGGCTGCCGATTCATCTTCTTATGCCGGACGGTAGGCTTCGCGAACTTTCTCGGGAATCCGATATTGTCGAAGCGATCTCCGGCAAGAAACGAACCGATCATAAGCTCTATTACCCAGCTGATTTTCTTGAAAAGGCTGAACTGCCACCGCAACTCAAACAAGATATTTTAAAGTTGCTGAATAAATAGGAGGGACCAATCATGCTTGATGAGCACGCCAAAGTACTGACGGTGCTGCAATATGCTGGTGAAATCATTGGAAGGAAGAAGCTTCAAAAAATAGTCTTTATCTTAAAAAAGCTCGGGTATCCATTTCGTGAAAAATATGGCTTTCATTTCTTCGGCCCCTATTCAGAAGAGCTGACCCTGCAAACAGAGGAGTTGGATAATCTCGGTTTTCTTAAAGAAACAAAAGAGAAGCAGGGCGGGTATCACCAATATCGGTATGAATTAACTCCCTCTGGTGAGACCTTTTTGCAAAATTTCAAGTTTTCCTTTTCTGGATTGGACGAGCTGGTTACACATCTGAATCAACAGCCTTCCAGGTTTCTTGAGTTAGTCTCAACGGCCTTATACTTTGAACAACTAGACGAGTCTGAGAAGCGAGAGAAAATCAAAACGGTCAAAGCCAAACAAAATTATACCGAGGATGAAATAGATCAGGCATTTGCCTTTATTAGAGATCTCAAAAAACGCTTAGTCTCTAAAACTACTTATTCATAAAAGTTATCAAACTAATAACGAAGCAAAATGCGGGACAGAAGCAGTTGACGAATAGAAAAAGCCGAACTTATTCACACCTTTTAACGTGATGGGTTCGGTTTTTCATTTGTAAGTTAAGCCATTTATGAAACACTAGTCAAAATACGTTGCTTTTCGCGGGCACGGCCTAAGCCACCTCAGCAAGGAAAACGCTTGCTTGCGGGGATCTTCAGACATGTGCGGTTCGAGCAGGAGTCTCCGTATTTTGACTGAGCTTCCTATTTGTTTCTGTCCTTATAAACATTTAGTGTTCGGAATTTAAGTCTATTCGTTTAGTTTTGTCCCAGCCACTTTGTGTTCCTATAAGCTTTTTTAAAAAGCATCTGACAATCACCCCCGTATAAGATTAGACTGACAAAGGGCTCTTAGGAGAGCATGTCCGAATGCGATTTTGGGACAACTTGAAAGAAAGTTGTCCATATCTTGGTTTTATCTGCATATAGTCAAAAGGACAAACTTTTTAAAATGAAGGTGTTGCCATGCCAAATGATTTAACCCTTTTAGCGGCGGTTGGATTGGGCATTCTTCATTCCATGGAGCCAGGTCATGGAAAGGGTGTGATGTCCGCTTATTTGTTATCGACACGTGCTAAAGCACTGCAAGCCTGTTTCTTAGGTTTAATAACGGCTTTATCTCATGCTCTTTCTATTTTCCTATTGGCCGGAATCGCCTCTCTAACGGTTCATCACGTCACTCCCACTGAATGGGTCCATGGTATAGAGGCTTTATCAGGTTTCTTTATTCTGATCATTGGGGTTTTACGGTTGATTCAGAGTGTAAAGCCGCATATTGTAACCGTAGGATCGTGGTCGGGTAAGACTGGTTCGATTATAAGCGCTGC
This region includes:
- a CDS encoding DUF423 domain-containing protein; amino-acid sequence: MKVFMVLGTLNAFLSIALGAFGAHGLKDKLSAKYLDIYQTGVHYHMIHALGLVIVGILYMTLNKNQPVLMTWTGWLMFAGIVLFSGSLYVLSLTKVSVLGAITPLGGLCFLASWLLLTIAIIKA
- the hemQ gene encoding hydrogen peroxide-dependent heme synthase, which translates into the protein MAEAAETLDGWYCLHDFRTIDWTLWKALSNEERAAALEEFYTFLDKWDQVQQNKEGSYAFYSIIGQKADIMLMWLRPTMVELNELETAFNKTKLAEVTIPAYSYVSVVELSNYLANGIEGDPYESPKLKPRLFPILPKTDYVCFYPMDKRREGNDNWYMLSMEERRELMKSHGLIGRTYAGKVKQIITGSVGFDDWEWGVTLFANDALQFKKLVYEMRFDEVSARFGEFGAFYVGSLLNKERLKDRLTV
- a CDS encoding YwgA family protein; the protein is MLDEHAKVLTVLQYAGEIIGRKKLQKIVFILKKLGYPFREKYGFHFFGPYSEELTLQTEELDNLGFLKETKEKQGGYHQYRYELTPSGETFLQNFKFSFSGLDELVTHLNQQPSRFLELVSTALYFEQLDESEKREKIKTVKAKQNYTEDEIDQAFAFIRDLKKRLVSKTTYS
- a CDS encoding cell wall hydrolase, whose amino-acid sequence is MAVIQYNESDVDLLARLMRAEAEDQGDLGELLVGNVGVNRVRADCLDFEDVRTISQMVYQSPGGFEATQHSYFYQRARENEKKLARNVLKGLRYHPAEYSLYYYRPASGAECRTQWFGQYNAGRFKDHCFYVTTASTCPSIY
- a CDS encoding amidase family protein, which gives rise to MSTPFPIEASIDELQQALEKGETTSLKLVHFYMEQIATYNPVVNAVAEVNPDAEAIAQVLDEERRVKGSRGPLHGIPVLLKDNIDTGDHMHTTAGSIALKDHYAKEDATVASKLREAGAIILGKVNLTEWANFISDHMPTGYSSRGGQVLNPYGPGKFAVGGSSAGSAASVASNMAPIAIGTETSGSILNPACQNSLVGIKPTIGLVSRKGIIPISHSQDTAGPIAKSVKDAAILLNAIVGEDDHDPVTKLGTTRGPIDYTDFLDKEGLKGKRIGVPRPRFYDEVEEGVLAVINQALEEMKALGAEIIDPVTIPETEAEKGHDVLIYEFKPALNAYLKGVEPHVPVHSLQDLVAYNGRHADKALKYGQALFEEAERTEGTLAESAYLKSRLADLEYSKGIDQVMEEHQLDALVFFSSWGSSIAAKGGYPSIAVPVGFSKEGEPIGLSFTARAFEEPKLMAMTYAFEQAYPHRLPPVFDGE
- a CDS encoding DUF1499 domain-containing protein, with the protein product MKKQPTIGLIDGSLRSCPRTPNCVSTNHSDLNRHMLPIDYSGLTLDEAKGILFEVLKTIPKVEVVKEEDGYIHAEAKTMVFEYIQDAEFLFDEDDKQLHFRSASRVGYTDFGSNKRRMQSVVARFLRKRDEHLEKQAETDKPAT
- a CDS encoding HD domain-containing protein, whose product is MKDPFQQLKEEKVFKDPVHRYIHVRDTLIWDLIGTKEFQRLRRVRQLGTTFLTFHGAEHSRFSHSLGVYEITRRIADVFQGRPHWDNSERLLALSAALLHDVGHGPFSHSFEKVFDTDHEAFTRAVILGDTEVNQILKRVSLDFPAKVADVIGKTYQNKLVVSLISSQIDADRMDYLLRDAYFTGVSYGHFDLERILRVMRPKEDQVVIKQSGMHAVEDYIMSRYQMYWQVYFHPVTRSAEVILSRILHRAKALDHEGFVFQETPQLLIPLFRGEMTLADYLQLDESVIMYYFQRWQFEKDPILADLCDRFLTRRLFKYAEFSPSNFNVYVELKDKFKEVGIDPDYYLIVDSSSDLPYDFYRPGEEGERLPIHLLMPDGRLRELSRESDIVEAISGKKRTDHKLYYPADFLEKAELPPQLKQDILKLLNK
- a CDS encoding lipoate--protein ligase family protein, encoding MSMLHQPRWRIIDQTTLGPSFDAKQSFAIDDCLCQSVGKGDSPCAARTWVHHNTVVLGIQDTRLPHLKKGIEHLHSQGYKTVVRNSGGLAVVLDEGVLNISLILPEGEGHISIDDGYETMTRFVQNMLKSYSQNIEAREIVGSYCPGRYDLSVNGKKFAGISQRRLRHGVAVQIYLCAEGSGTERAALIRDFYKASLDGDHTPFAYPIVRPEVMASLSELTGCPISVQDLMLHFYNTLSQFGELVPSQLTLEEASDFQGFYERMVERNEKALGNL
- the gerQ gene encoding spore coat protein GerQ, producing the protein MPEEYTGYPSGYPSGYPSGYSNQNLHPKYGNQGTGTPPPSAMPYYPYPQTPSTGAAVPPSTTAPVTPGGTPGATSPAAPQGGTLPLPAQEQSYIENILRLNKDKEVTVYMTFEHAGGNESKSFKGTIEAAGRDHLILKEVATGTRYLLPLIYLDYVVFQGVVNYAYPYRR
- a CDS encoding aromatic acid exporter family protein, whose product is MARIGRTFLGGRIAKSFLASLITAYICQTFDWPPLFAVMTSVVSIENTSSDSFKKGLVRFPASAIGAAIAMGLEAYFGESALSYTLAATLTLIVCIRLKLHDGLVVAVLTAVAMLPVTYGNYLDSFVVRLGTTFTGITVATLINYFVLPPNYYTRILERSEKLVKDSAKWLELFFYGELPAKPRLRLAYQSQVKELDTAFKLVHFQRSEWRYHWRGKKKLQLLNQSQRLLEMIQSLQHQLADLIYASCSPRLFKGTDHEILLNYGKELVAAIEQIEKPFSASYLASFETLCSLYEREKEVDAHQNEDHPQLHPRIKLLYDLFDIHDLICDMKKNYHKSIAREEKLSHDEHTISNRGLDR